The nucleotide sequence GAAAATACCATTGTTGTTTATTTTGGAGACCATGGTGGGGTTTTGGGAAGAAGCAAGCGCTATGTCTATGAAAGTGGTACTAGGGTACCCATGATCATCAGAATACCCAAGAAATATCAATATTTGTTTCCCTCGAAAGAAATAGGGGATCAGGTGGACCGTCTGGTGAGTTTTGTGGACCTGGCGCCCACCATGATGAGCTTGACCAATCAACAAATTCCCAAATGGATGCAAGGAAAGGCCTTTTTAGGAAGCCAAAAAACGGAGGAATCATCATATGCTTTTATGTTCAGAGGACGGATGGATGAGCGATATGATATGAGCAGGGCAGTTCGTTCCAAAGGATTCAGGTATATCATGAATTATATGCCACATAGGATTTATGGACAGCACTTAAACTACCTTTGGAAAGCCCCCTCCATGCGCTCTTGGGAAAAAGCATATTTAGATGGTAAATGTGATGAAATGCAGGCTGCATTCTGGAATAAAAAGCCTGTTGAAGAATTGTATAATACGGAAATTGACCCCTGGGAAATAAATAATCTTGCTGAGAATCCAGCCTATGCAGAGGTATTAAAGGAGATGCGGGAAGAAGCTATCAACTGGAGTCTTCGCATTGGGGATACAGGCTTGATTCCTGAAGCAGAGAGAAACAGAAGAAATACCATTGGTGGCAGCCATTATGATTATATGAGGACGGTTCCGGACCAATGGAAGGTTTGGATGGAAGTTGCGCAAATAGCCGCACGAGGAAACATCGAAAACATCGATCAATTAATGGATTTCCTTAACAGCGATGATAGTGTTATCCGTTATTGGGGGGCCATGGGGATGTTGATTTTGGGGGAACAAGCCGCTCCTAAGTCTTTAGAAATTATACAATTGCTCCCAGATGAGTCGGATGAGGTGACAGTAACACTTTCCGAATGTCTTTATGGGCTGGGTTTTTATAATGAGGGCCTCAAATATTTAAAGCAAGGACTCAAATCGCCTTATTTGTTTGCAAGGGTCCAAGCCCTGAACAGTATAGATATGTTGGGCATTCCACAAGAAATGATCAAGAAAGACATCACCTTGATGGAGGAATTGTATGGGAATGAGACAGAAAACAGGTACGATTTACGCTTGGTAAGTTGGTTGGAGGAAAAGTGGTCTGGAAAGTAAGTATTCGAATCGGTTAGTTTGATTGGTTTTCACAAAATTTGATAAATGTAACGTTTTTTAACGTTCAGCTTTAACGCGTATTTAACCCCTAGCAATGCCGTATATATCCCGTGTTTAACCCGTGTTTCTATCTATATTGTTTTAGGTCAATGTACAGGAAGCTACCATGATCATAGCAGTGCATAAAACATCAACTACTTTGCTGGGATCGGTCTCTC is from Echinicola marina and encodes:
- a CDS encoding sulfatase family protein; the encoded protein is MDIRGIFPTRYLTVFLIFMLFASMLTAKELPNILWLSSEDNSPFAGCYGDEFATTPNMDKLASEGFLYTHAYANAPVCAPARNTIITGVYANSGGHQHMRSNYPKSNMIKMLPELLREAGYYCTNNSKEDYNIAKSQTRGIWDESSTKAHYKNRAEGQPFFAVFNCNISHESSIHQSIPKEKLRHDPSQVNLPPYHPDTPEMRHDWAQYYDKIEDMDKWLGEKLEELERSGLAENTIVVYFGDHGGVLGRSKRYVYESGTRVPMIIRIPKKYQYLFPSKEIGDQVDRLVSFVDLAPTMMSLTNQQIPKWMQGKAFLGSQKTEESSYAFMFRGRMDERYDMSRAVRSKGFRYIMNYMPHRIYGQHLNYLWKAPSMRSWEKAYLDGKCDEMQAAFWNKKPVEELYNTEIDPWEINNLAENPAYAEVLKEMREEAINWSLRIGDTGLIPEAERNRRNTIGGSHYDYMRTVPDQWKVWMEVAQIAARGNIENIDQLMDFLNSDDSVIRYWGAMGMLILGEQAAPKSLEIIQLLPDESDEVTVTLSECLYGLGFYNEGLKYLKQGLKSPYLFARVQALNSIDMLGIPQEMIKKDITLMEELYGNETENRYDLRLVSWLEEKWSGK